The Candidatus Eremiobacteraceae bacterium region TGCCGGCACTGCAACGGCGGTCAAGGGTCTGCAGCCGAACTGCGCGGTCTACGGCGTGGAGCCCGAAGCAGGCAATGATTGGTGGCTCTCATGGCGCGAGGGGCGGCGCGTTGAGATCGCGCCGCCGAACACGATCGCGGAGGGCGTGCGGGTGACCATGCCCGGTCAATTGACCTGGGAGATCGCGCGCGAGCGGGCCGACGGCATCGTCTTGGTCAGCGATAAAGAGATCCGTAGCGCGATGCGATTTGCCGCCACGCACTTGAAAGTCGTCACCGAACCGGCCGGCGCGACGGTCATCGCCGCAGCCATGTATCGCCGTCTGCCGAAGAAGTGCGCGCGGATCGGACTTATCGTCAGCGGCGGCAACGTGGACATGCCGACGTTCGCGGCCCTTTGCGCAGAAGATGATTGAAGGCGCCGGCGCGCCACAAAAGCGCGCCCGCCGTCGGACGCGGCTGAGTTTGAACGGGCAGGGTGCGCGCCTGAACGCCCGAACGAATCGAGCGTGACGCGCACTTCAGAACCCATGCTCGAAAAGTACGATCCGCAGGCTATCGAGTCCGCGTGGTACCGACGCTGGGAAGAAGCGGGACTTTTCCACGTCGAGCCCGACACGAGCAAGCCGCCGTTCGTCATCGCCATGCCGCCGCCCAACGTCACCGGCCGAGCTCACATGGGCCACGGCTCGACGTACACCCCGATGGATATCCTGACGCGCTATCACACGATGCGCGGTTACAATGCCGTCTGGCTCCCGGGTCAAGACCATGCCGCGATCGCGACCCAGAACGTGCTCGAGCGCGAACTTGCGAAGCAAGGCATGACGCGCTTCGATCTCGGGCGCGAACGCTTCGTGGAGTATTTTTGGCGCTGGCGGGTCGAGTACGGCAACATCCTCTACCAACAGTTCCGCGCGCTGGGCTTCGGACCAGACTGGCAGCGCGATCGCTTCACGCTCGACGAAGGGTTGAGCCGCGCCGTCGTCCGGGTCTTCATCTCGCTGTACGAAGAGGGTTTGATCTACCGCGGAACGCGTCTGGTCAACTGGTGTCCGCGTTGCGGCTCGACGCTGTCAGACTCCGAAGTCGAGCATGAGGATCGGCCCGGAACGCTATACCGCGTGCGCTATGCCGGCGCCGACGGCGGCGACGGAATCGTGATCGCGACGACGCGGCCGGAAACCATCTTCGCCGACGTCGCGGTGGCGGTCCATCCGGACGACGACCGCTACAAGCACCTGATCGGCACAACCGTCACCCGGCCGCTCTCACCGGGTCCGATACCCGTGATCGCTGATCCGGCGGTCGAGCCCGGGTTTGGCACCGGCGCGCTCAAGATAACGCCGGCGCACGACCAGACCGACTACGAGATCGGCGAGCGGCATCGGTTAGGCTCGCCGTCTGTCATCGGCACGGACGGTAGACTTGCAGGTCCGGTCGAGCCGGAATTCGCCGGCATGGACCGCTTCGAAGCGCGCGAGCTCGCGGTCGAGCGTCTGCGCGAACGCGGCGTGCTGGTCGGGCTCGATCCGCACGAGACAAGCGTCGGTCTCTGTTACCGCTGCGACACACCGATCGAGCCGCTTCTTTCGCTGCAATGGTTCCTGCGCATGCAGTCGCTCGCCGCTGCCGCGCTTGAGGCGTCGCGCTCGGGCCGCGTCCGCTTTCCGCAGGAGCGATTCGGCCGGAGCTACATCGAATGGCTCGAGAAGATCCGTGACTGGAACATCTCGCGTCAGCTCTGGATAGGGCACCGCTTGCCTGTCTGGTACTGCTCGGAAGACCACGCCAACGTGGGCGAAACCGCGCCGCCGAAGTGCACGACGTGCGGCCGGCTCGAACTTCGACAGGACGATGACACGCTCGACACGTGGTTCTCAAGCGCGCTCTGGCCGTTCTCCATCCTGGGATGGCCGGACAAGACTAAAGAGTTGGCGGCATGGTACCCGACGCAAGTCCTCTTGACCGCGCGCGAGATCCTGTTCCTTTGGGTCGCGCGCATGGTGATGATGGGACTGCATTTTCTCGGGCGCGAGCCGTTCGCCACGGTGTTCGTGACGCCGCTGATCATGGACGAGCAGGGACGCAAGATGAGCAAGTCGCTGGGCAACTCGCTCGATCCCATGGATCTCGTGCGCGACTTCGGCGCCGATGCCACGCGCTTCGGCATCGTCTCGCACATGCATTCGGCTCAAGACGTCCGCTTTTCCGTCGCCAAATGCGACGATGCACGCCGTTTCTGCAATAAGCTCTGGCAGGCGGTCCGATTCGCACTGCAGCGGTTCCCCGAACTGGGGGCGGACCAGCCGGTCCTCGCGTTGCCGGCGAAAGAGGCGCTGACGCTGGCCGATCGCGCCGTGCTCGACGGCCTTGCGAACGTCACCGCCCGCGTCACCGAAGCGCTTGAGATCTTCGATTTTTCACAGGCCGCGGAGTCGCTCTACGCGTTTGTTTGGAACACCGTCTGCGATGTCTACATCGAAATCGCCAAAGACAAGGCAGAATCACGCGCCGCCGTGCTCGGGCACGTGCTGCGGACGTCGCTTCAGCTGCTCCATCCTTTGATGCCGTTCGTCACCGAGGAGCTCTGGCAGAGACTCAGCCACGACCGTGAATTCATCGGCCGCAGCGCGTGGCCCGACGACGCAAACGCTTGGCGCGACGCCGATGCGTCGGCCGCGATGATGCGCGTGCTCGGGTTCGTGGAGACCGTGCTCGCGCTTCGCGCGATTCCGAAGATGCCCTATCGCGAATTGAGCGACATCCATGTGACCGAGGCGGAGCCTTCACTGGCCGCCCTCTTGCAGGAGCAGCACGGCGTGCTCGAACGGCTCGCTCGTATCGGGCGGCTGCGTTTCGACTCGCCGCCGCGATCGGCGCTCACCCGGCGATATGGCGGCGCAAATGTCTTCTTGCCGGTTGATAATGCGTTCGTCGAACGCGAACGCGTTGCCTTAGCGAAGGAGATCGAGAAATCGGAGACTGAGATCGCCGCGATAGAACGCAAGCTCGCTTCGTCCGGCTTCGTCGCAAAGGCACCGCCTGACGTCGTCGACAAAGAGCGCACGCGGCTCGACGCGCTGCGAAGCGCGCGGACGAATGCCGCCGAGCGTCTCGCGGCTCTTTGATTCCGCGGGGATCGGGCAGGCGGCGCCTGCGCGGGAAGCGAATGAAAAAGTTCGACGACTCTGACATTTCATGACGGAAAGGGCCACAAACCGACCGTGGAAACGCGAACAGAAGCGGCGATGCGCGAGAAGCTCGTCGTTCTCGCGGCTCCTGCCGTTCAGCGCACGGTCGAGCGGCTCACGCATCAGATCCTAGAGCCCAACGGAGCGAGCGACCGGCTCGTGCTCGTCGGCATCCGGCGCGGCGGGGAGAATCTCACGCGACGGATCGTGGCCGAGATCAAAAAGCGGACGGGCATCACCGTCGCAGCCGGTTTTCTCAATATCAACCTCTATCGAGATGATGCCGCGCGCCCCGATCTCCCGGACAGCGACATACATGCCGACGTCAATGGCCGGGAGGTCGTCCTCGTCGACGACGTTCTCTTCACCGGGCGTACCGTGCGCGCTGCGCTCGACGCCCTGATCGACAGAGGGCGGCCCGATGCGATCCGGCTATGCGTCATGGCCGACCGCGGGATCCGCGACCTGCCGATCCAAGCCGACTACATCGGCCGCTTCGTTCCCACGTCGCGCGCCGAGCGAATCGTCGTGCACCTGAGGCCCGAACCCGACGAATCCGACCGCATCGTCATCTGCGAGCGCGCATGACCCGTAGCCGACACCTCCTCGATCTCGACGGTGCCGACCGTTCGACGATCGAGCGGTTCGTCGCGCGCGCGGCGGAATTCAAACGCGGCGTGCCAAGCGCTGCCCGTCTCCTTCACGGACGCATCGTGATCGGGATGTTCTTCGAAGCGAGCACGCGTACGGCGCTCTCTTTTGCGGCAGCCGCTTTTCGCCTCGGCGCGCACTGGCTCGATTTCAACACGGGAGCATCGTCGCTCGGCAAAGGCGAGTCGTTGGAAGATACCATGCGGACGGTGCGGGCGATCGGCGCGGATGCGATCGTCGTCCGGCATAGCGAGAGCGGTTTTCCGCACTCACTCGCACCCCATTTCGGCGGCTCGATCATCAACGCGGGCGATGGCTGTCACGCGCACCCGACGCAGGGTTTGCTCGATGCCCTGACGCTGCAGCAAGAATTCGGAACGCTGGACGGACGGCGGCTGACGATAAGCGGTGACATCAAGCACAGTCGAGTCGCACGGTCGTCAGGGCGCGCTGCTTCGCTGCTCGGGGCACAAGTGACGCTGTGCGGCCCGCCATCCTCATTGCCGCCGGACCGCCCGGCGTGGGGCTTCGCGGCGGCTGCGAGCGACCTCGACGCAGAGTTGCCGCATAGCGACGCGATCATGCTGCTGCGCGTGCAAAAAGAACGCATCGACGCTGCCGGTTCCGCACCATCATCGGATCTCTCCGGCGGCTTCGGCCTAGACGCCAAGCGCTATGCGCTGCTGCCGGCACACGCGATCATCATGCACCCCGGGCCCGTGAATCGCGGGGTCGAAATCGCTGCGTCGCTCGTGACCGATGCGCGAAGCCGCATCGAACGACAAGTGGAGAACGGCACGTTCATGCGGATGGCCGTGCTCGAAGCTTGCATCGGCGGCCAGTCGTGAAGCGCTCTGCCAACCGCGATTTCGTGGGAGCACGCGTCGTGGATCCGACACTCGACCTTGATGCCGTGCGGACGATCGTGGTGCGCAACGGGGTCATCGCCGCATTGCTCGACGACGCGCCGGCAGCAGCGGATCCCGAAGTCGAGCGGGTGGATTGTGCGGGTATGATCCTCTGCCCGGGCTTTATCGATCCCCACGTGCACTTGCGCGAGCCCGGCGATGCACACAAAGAGACGCTGGCGTCCGGCTTGTCGGCCGCGGCCGCCGGCGGATTCACTGCGGTCGCGGCCATGCCGAACACGCGGCCCGCGATCGATGACGCTGCTGCAGTGCGGCGCGTCGCGCGCGACGCGGCGGCCGCCGGCCGAGTGCGGACATACGTCATCGGCGCGGTCACGCGCGGCCGCAACGGAACGTCGATCGCAGAACTGCGTTCGATGGCGGATGCGGGCGCCGTCGCTTTCTCGGACGACGGTTCGAGCACGGCGTCGCTGAAAGCGCTGTACAATGCCGCCCTCTCGATCGCCGATCTGTCGCAGCCTTTTCTCTCCCACTGCGAAGACAGCTCGTTCAGCGACAGCCTCATGCACGAGGGCGCCATTTCGGATCTGCTCGGCGTGGCCGGATCGCCGTCGATCGCGGAGACGGCAATCGCCGCGCGCGACGCTCTCGTCGCGCGAGCCACGGGGAAAGCCTGGCACTTGTGCCACGTGAGCGCGGCGCAGACCATCGACGTCGTCCGCTGGGCGCGCGACCAAGGCGCGCGTCTCACTGCGGAAGTGACGCCGCATCATCTGCTCTGCACCGACGATTCGCTGCTCGGCTACGACGCACGTATGCGCGTCAACCCGCCGCTGCGCACGGCAGCCGACACGGCAGCGCTGCGCCGCGCCGTCGCCGACGGCATCATCACGATCTTCGCGTCGGACCATGCACCGCACGCGGCCGCAGAGAAGGAGCCGCCGCTCAGCCATGCCTGCGCCGGCTTCAGCGGGCTCGAAACGGCCGTCGGCGCAACGTTTCACGCATTGCCCGACGTCGCGCTCGCGACCATGGTAGCGAATTTTTCGACCAACGTCGCGGCGTTGCTCGGCGTGCCCGGGGGCACGCTCAAGGTGGGCGCTCCGGCTGACATCACCGGTCTCTATCTTGACAGGCCGTGGACGGTCGAACCGGAGCGCTTCAAGTCGCTCGGTCGGATCACGCCGTTCGCGGGGAAGAGATTCACCGTTCGGCCCGCGCTCGCAGTGGTCGGCGGGGAGATCGTAGCGTGAGCCGGCCGGCGATGCTGATTTTGGAAGACGGCGCGCGCTTCGACGGCACCGGTATCGGTCCCGACGGCTTGGCTGAGGGCGAAGCGGTGTTTTTCACCGGCATGACCGGCTACGAAGAAGCACTCACCGATCCGTCGTACAACGGCCAGCTGCTCGTGTTCTGCTATCCGCTCATCGGCAACTACGGCATCGATCCGTCCGTGCGCCAGCATCATCGCATCGTGGCGTCAGGTGCGATCTGCAAGCGCATCACGCGACATCCCAGTCACTGGCGCAGTTCCAGCTCGCTGCCGGACTGGCTTGAAGAATCAAATGTGCGCGCGATCGAAGGCATCGATACGCGCGCGCTCGTGACGCGGCTTCGAGAAGAAGGCACGATGCGCGCGATACTCGCCGTCGGGGAACACGCGATCGCGGCGGCGCCGGCGGCGCTCGACCGCTACCGCGCCAAAGCGCTTGGCACGCCCGAACTCGTGCGCGCGGTGTCGCCCCCGCAGACCGCGGGGCGCGGTGCGGGTCCGTTGCGGGTCGCGCTCTTGAACTGCGGATCCAAAGAGAACATCGCGGCCCTCACGGCAGCCGAAGGCGTCGAGGTGTTCGACATGCCGTTCACCGCGTCACTCGCGGACGTGCTCGCGCTTCGGCCCGACGGATTGCTCGTCAGCAACGGGCCGGGCGATCCAACCGAATTGACCGGCGTCGTCACAACGCTGCGCGCGGCGATCGAGCGTCGTGATCTGCCGACGTTCGGCATCTGCCTCGGTCATCAGCTCATCGCCCTTGCGCTCGGTGCGCGCACCTACAAGATGAAGTACGGTCACCGCGGCGCCAATCAGCCGGTGCAAGACGTGCGCAGCGGTGAGGTCATGATCACTGCGCAGAACCACGGCTATGCGGTTGACGCAAGCACGCTGCCGCCCGACGTCGAAGAGACGATGGTCAATCTCAACGACGGATCGAACGAAGGCCTCCGGCACCGCACGCTTCCCGTGGAATCGGTGCAGTTCCATCCCGAAGCATCGCCTGGACCGCTCGACGCGCGAGCCTTTTTCCGGCGATTCGTCGACGTCATGCGCCGTGGCTGACACGATGGAGCGCCCCGCAGACTTCCCCGCCTGCGTACTCGTCATCGGATCCGGTCCGATCGTGATCGGACAGGCCGCGGAGTTCGACTATGCAGGCGTACAAGCGTGCCGAGCCCTGCGCGAGGAAGGCTGTCGCGTCGTGCTCGTCAATTCGAATCCGGCGACGATCATGACCGATCCGGAAACCGCTGACGCGGTCTACCTCGAGCCGTTGACGCCCGCGTACGTCGAAGCGATCATCGCGCGCGAGCGCCCGGACGCGATGCTCGCGACGCTCGGCGGTCAGACCGGGTTGAATCTTGCGATCGCGCTTGCCGAGCGTGGCGTGCTGGAACGCCACGGCGTGCGGCTGCTGGGCACACCGCTCCGAACCATCCGTCTGGCCGAAGACCGGCACCTCTTCAAACAAGCGATGCAGTCGATCGGGGAGCCGGTTCCCGCATCGGTCGTCGTGACGCGCGTGGAACAGGGCGTCCGGTTTGCCGACGAAGTCGGATATCCGCTGATCATTCGGCCGGCGTTCACGCTCGGCGGCACCGGCGGAGGCATCGCGTACGATCGCGAGCAGCTCGTCGCGCTGCTCGCGTCGGGCATGAACGCGAGCATCATCCACCAAGTGCTGCTTGAGACGTCGCTGCTGGGCTGGAAAGAAGTCGAATACGAAGTGCTGCGCGACGGCGCCGATAACTGCGTCATCGTCTGCAACATGGAAAATCTGGACCCGGTCGGCGTCCATACGGGTGACTCGATCGTGATCGCGCCGTCGCAGACGCTCAGCGATCGCGATTATCATCGCCTGCGCACGGCCGCGATCAACATCATCCGTCATCTCGAAGTCGAAGGCGGCTGCAATATCCAGTTCGCGCTGGATCCGGCGTCGGACGCGTACCAGATCATCGAAGTCAACCCGCGCGTATCCCGGTCCTCGGCGCTTGCAAGCAAAGCGACCGGCTACCCGATCGCAAAGATCGCTGCGAAGATCGCGCTCGGCAAGCGTCTCTCGGATATCGCCAATCCGGTGACGGGCGTGACGAAGGCCGCATTCGAACCGACGCTTGACTACTGCGTGGTCAAGATACCGCGTTGGCCGTTCGACAAATTCCCCCTCGGCGATGCGCGGCTCTCCAGCCAGATGAAATCCACCGGCGAGGTGATGGCCATCGGCCGCACGCTCTCCCAAGCGCTGCTCAAGGCGGTGCGCGGAGCGGACACAGGGCGCGATGCGCTTACCGGCTGGACGTTCTCGCGCTGGAGCGACGACGAGCTCGACGATGTCCTGAGGGCGCCGACCCACGAGCGGCTCTTCGTCGTCGCGGAAGCGCTGCGGCGCGGGCGCAGCGTCGAAAACGTCGCGCGGCTCAGCACCATCGATCCGTTCTGGCTGTGGGAGATCGCGGAAATCGTCGAGATGGAAGAGCGCCTCCGCGCGCACGCTTCGGACGACGCGATCGTGGCCGCGAAGACGAAAGGCTTCGCGGAGACGACGATCGCGAGATTGTCGGGAACGCCGCGCGAGACGGTGCGAGAACTGTGCGCCGACCGCGCCGCCGACGTGTTCAAGATGGTGGATACGGCCGGTGCCGAGTTTCCCGCGCGCTCGCCGTACTATTACGCGAGCGTCGGTGAAGAAGACGAGCTGCGGATGCCGAGCGGACGGACAGTGGTCGTCGTCGGCAGCGGTCCGATCCGCATCGGGCAGGGCATCGAATTCGACTATTCGTGCGTTCACGCAGCCCAGGCGCTGCACGATGCGGGCGTCGCATCCGTCATGGTCAACAACAATCCGGAAACCGTCAGCACCGATTTTGACGTCTCCGATATCCTCGTCTTCGAACCGCCGTGCGTCGACGAGGTGGAGCGTGCGGTCCGCGCAACAAATGCAGAAGGCGTGCTGCTCGGCTTCGGCGGCCAGACACCGATCAATCTTGCCCGCGAGCTTGCCGCCCGCGGTGTCCGTTCGCTCGGCTCCGATCAACGCGTGCTCGACAAGGCAGAGGATCGCAAGAAATTCGATACCGTTCTCCAACGGCTTGGCGTTTCACGGCCGGCAGGCAGGACGGCGCTCTCGTTCCGGAAAGCGCGCGAGATCGCTCGCGAACTGGGTTTCCCGGTCATCGTGCGGCCGTCGTACGTCCTGGGCGGACGCGCGATGGAGATCGTGTACAACGAGGCGCAGCTCGCGTCGTATGCAGCAAGCGCGCCGCCGATCTTGCCGCATGCGCCGCTGCTCGTGGACAAATATCTTGCGGGTACTGAAGTCGAGACCGACGCCGTCTACGACGGCACATCGATCATCATTCCCGGGATCTTCGAACACGTCGAGCGCGCCGGCATCCATTCGGGCGATTCGATGGCGGTGTATCCTACGCAGAGCATCGGAGCGGGGATGGAGTCGCGCATCGCCGCGGTCACCGAGGCGCTCTGTGCCGAGCTCGGCATACGCGGTCTGATCAACGTCCAGTACATCATCCGCGACGGCGAGCTCTTCGTCATCGAAGCCAATCCGCGCGCGAGCCGGACGGTGCCGATCATCGCGAAGCTCACCGGCGTGCCGCTCGTGGCGGCAGCTGCGCGTGTCGCACTGGGAGAGCGTCTTGCCGACATGGGTCTGCCTCTCGGGCTGCTCCCGCGTCCGGATTTCGTCGCCGTGAAAGTCCCGGTGTTCTCGTTCGCCAAGCTGCGCCAAGTCGAGACGATGCTCGGGCCGGAGATGAAATCGACCGGCGAGGTGCTCGGCATCGACGACTCGTTCGCCGGTGCGTTGCTGCGCGGGCTCATCGGAGCGGGGATCCCGCCTCCGCCGCCGGGCGGCCGGATCTTGCTCTCGGTCTCCGACGCCGAGAAACATGCGGCTGCGTCCATCGCCGAAGCGTTCATCGAACTCGGCTACGAGATGTTCGCCACGCCGGGGACTTGGCAGCTGCTCTTCAATCGCAGCATACCTGCGACGCGGGTGAACAAGATCCCGGAGGGCTCGCCGCACGTCGTCGACCTCATCATGGCGAACGGGGTGGATCTCGTCATCAACGACGCCGCAGCGTCGTCGACGGCGCAGAGCGATGGATATCGGATCCGTCGAGCGGCCGTCGAGGTCGGCATCGCCTGCCTCACCTCGCTCGACACGGTGCGCGCACTGCTGCTCGCGCTCGAAGCGCGCAGCGATTCAAGCCCGTCGGTCCGGCCGCTCAACGATTTCGTCCGGCCATTGGCGTACGTGCGCTGAAACGCCATAGCCGCGAGACGGGGCTGACGACCTACAGTGACCGCTAAAACGACTTCTGCGATAGGGCGACGCATGCGCGCATATGTGTACGCCTGCGTCACGACGGCGATCGTTCTGCTCTTTGCGCTAGCCGAGTGGCTTTCAGAGCGGTTCGTCTCAGAGCACTCGAGGGCTGCGAGCCTCGCGCTTGAGATCGCTATCGTCGTCGCGGCCACGCTCCTCTTCCGCCCCCTGCATCAGCGCGTAGAGGCCGCGGTCGAAGCCGCATTCTATCGAAAGAAGCGGCTCGCGCTCGACGCCGTCTCAAAATTTCGGCGTGAGCTGACTTCGTTCAGCGACACCCAGCAGCTGCTGCGACGAGTCGTCGAAGCCATCGACCATTATTTGGAGGCGGACGCGTGCGCGGTGTATGTTCGGCGAGATGTCTTCCGCGCGGAGGCGTCGTCGTTCGAGAGACCGGCCGACGATGTCGCATTCGATGACCCGCTCGCGGTCCGAATGCGCTCCACCGGTGCACCAGCTCGGCCTGCATTGCTGAAATCGGCGGCCCGAGGCAGCCTCGCCTTCCCGATGACCGCGGCCGGCGATGCGGTCGGCTTTCTGCTTGTGGATTTCAAGCAGCATGACGACGACCCTGAGGCGATCCAGATGCTGAGCGGGCTTGCGCAAGACCTCGGCGTTGCGCTCACCGCACTCGATCCTTCGCTTCGCGCTCGCAAGCCGACCGTCCCCAATAACATTCCGGCCGATCTTGCCCCGCTGATAGGCCGCGCGCGCGAAGCGGCCGAGATCAAGGCCGCGGTGGCGCATGCAGGATTGGTGACGCTGACCGGCGCCGGGGGTGTGGGAAAAACGCATATCGCACTCCACTGCGCGGCGACGTCGATCGCGGAGCACGAGTACGGCGCCTGGTTTGTCACCCTTGCGCCGATCACTGACGGCAGCCTGGTCGCAGCCACGATCCTCGCTGCGCTGAGCGGAGCGGGCGCTGAAGGCGGCGGCGATCTCGCACAGTTGATCGGATTCCTGCGATCGCGCGACGCGCTCATCGTAGTGGACAACTGCGAACACGTCCTGGCTGCCGCGGCGGCGGTGATTGCTCAAATATGCGCTCACTGCCCGCACATCTCGATCGTGGCGACGAGCAGGGAGCTCTTGCATCTTCCGGGCGAGCAGGTCTACCGTCTTCCACCGCTTCGCGTCGATGCGGCGGCAGAGCTTTTCGCACGCCGCGCAAGCGCGGTCGCGGATGGTTTCGACGCCGAGACGGACGCGGCTATCGTGCGCGGCATCTGCGAACGATTGGATTGTGTTCCGTTGGCGATCGAACTGGCTGCCGCGCGCGTGCGAGCATTGAGCGTCCATGAGATCGCAGCGCGCCTGAACGAGCGCTTCAAACTGGTCGCGGACGCGCGGAGAACGGAATCGCCGCGGCGTCAAACGCTCGAGGGCACGATCCAATGGAGCTACGATCTGCTCGCGCCGGACGAGAAGGCGCTCTTGCGGTGCCTCGGTGTGTTTCGCGGTACGTTTTCGCTCGAAGCGGCTTCCACCGTCTACGGGCGTGACGGAGCAGCGAACGAGTATCGCGTGCTCGATCTGTTGACGTCGCTGGCGGACAAGTCACTGTTGACGGTGAGGTTGGCGCTTTCGACGCGCTACGGTCTGTTGGAGATGATCCGGGAATTCGCGGAGAACAGAGCAGCCGACGCGTCCGAAACGGCCGCGGCGGCGGCGCGCCACGCGATGTATTTCGCCGCAGTCGCTGCCGACGCGTATCGCGCGTTCGACACGCGGCCGCCCCCCGGTTGGCTCGAGAGTCTCACGCCCGACATCGATAATTTCCGAGCCGCGCTCGCGTGGACGCTCGACGGCCCAGGCGACCGGCACCTCGGGTCGCAGCTGGCCGCCGATTGCGGAGCGATATTCCTGCGCCTCGGACTATTAGGTGAGGGTTTGCACTGGTGTGAGCGCGCGCTCGATGTCACGGACATATCCCAAGCAACCGCCGGCCGGGTCGAATACATCGCATCGATGATGCACAACAATTCCCTCGCGCATGGGCGCGCGCTCGAAGCCGCGCAGCGTGCGGTGTCGCGTTACCGCGAATCGAGCGATGAGCGCGGCCTCATCCGGGCACTGTCGCAGACGGCCTATCAATTTGCAAGAGCTGCGCGATTCGACGAGGCGGCCGAACCGGCGGCCGAAGCCGTTCGACGTGCGCGCGAAGGCGGCGACGCGCATCTCCTCGTGGCGGTTCTCCGACGCTGCGCGGCGTCGCTGCCGCCCGAACAGATAGCCCGAGCTCGGCCGCTTTTCGACGAGGCGCTGAGCAACGCTCGGGAGACCAAACGCCCAGACGAGATCTGCCACGTTCTCCAATGGTGGGCGTCAAGTGAAGGGGCGGCGGGCTGTTACGACCGGGCCATGGAGCTGCTGAACGAGGCTTTGCCGTACGCCGACACGGACGTCCAAAAGTACATCGAAAGCGATCTCGCCTGTTGCGCGCTCGCGGCAGATGCGATAGAAATCGCCGAGCCGCATGCGCGGCGGGCATTGACGTTGGCTCTCGAATCGCAACACGCGGTCCTCATCGCACTCAGCATCGCACATTGCGCGCCGGGGCTTGCTGACAGACGCGAGGGCGCCGTGCTGTGGGGTTACG contains the following coding sequences:
- a CDS encoding aspartate carbamoyltransferase catalytic subunit, producing MTRSRHLLDLDGADRSTIERFVARAAEFKRGVPSAARLLHGRIVIGMFFEASTRTALSFAAAAFRLGAHWLDFNTGASSLGKGESLEDTMRTVRAIGADAIVVRHSESGFPHSLAPHFGGSIINAGDGCHAHPTQGLLDALTLQQEFGTLDGRRLTISGDIKHSRVARSSGRAASLLGAQVTLCGPPSSLPPDRPAWGFAAAASDLDAELPHSDAIMLLRVQKERIDAAGSAPSSDLSGGFGLDAKRYALLPAHAIIMHPGPVNRGVEIAASLVTDARSRIERQVENGTFMRMAVLEACIGGQS
- the carA gene encoding glutamine-hydrolyzing carbamoyl-phosphate synthase small subunit produces the protein MSRPAMLILEDGARFDGTGIGPDGLAEGEAVFFTGMTGYEEALTDPSYNGQLLVFCYPLIGNYGIDPSVRQHHRIVASGAICKRITRHPSHWRSSSSLPDWLEESNVRAIEGIDTRALVTRLREEGTMRAILAVGEHAIAAAPAALDRYRAKALGTPELVRAVSPPQTAGRGAGPLRVALLNCGSKENIAALTAAEGVEVFDMPFTASLADVLALRPDGLLVSNGPGDPTELTGVVTTLRAAIERRDLPTFGICLGHQLIALALGARTYKMKYGHRGANQPVQDVRSGEVMITAQNHGYAVDASTLPPDVEETMVNLNDGSNEGLRHRTLPVESVQFHPEASPGPLDARAFFRRFVDVMRRG
- the pyrR gene encoding bifunctional pyr operon transcriptional regulator/uracil phosphoribosyltransferase PyrR, whose translation is METRTEAAMREKLVVLAAPAVQRTVERLTHQILEPNGASDRLVLVGIRRGGENLTRRIVAEIKKRTGITVAAGFLNINLYRDDAARPDLPDSDIHADVNGREVVLVDDVLFTGRTVRAALDALIDRGRPDAIRLCVMADRGIRDLPIQADYIGRFVPTSRAERIVVHLRPEPDESDRIVICERA
- a CDS encoding dihydroorotase, translating into MKRSANRDFVGARVVDPTLDLDAVRTIVVRNGVIAALLDDAPAAADPEVERVDCAGMILCPGFIDPHVHLREPGDAHKETLASGLSAAAAGGFTAVAAMPNTRPAIDDAAAVRRVARDAAAAGRVRTYVIGAVTRGRNGTSIAELRSMADAGAVAFSDDGSSTASLKALYNAALSIADLSQPFLSHCEDSSFSDSLMHEGAISDLLGVAGSPSIAETAIAARDALVARATGKAWHLCHVSAAQTIDVVRWARDQGARLTAEVTPHHLLCTDDSLLGYDARMRVNPPLRTAADTAALRRAVADGIITIFASDHAPHAAAEKEPPLSHACAGFSGLETAVGATFHALPDVALATMVANFSTNVAALLGVPGGTLKVGAPADITGLYLDRPWTVEPERFKSLGRITPFAGKRFTVRPALAVVGGEIVA
- a CDS encoding valine--tRNA ligase; protein product: MTRTSEPMLEKYDPQAIESAWYRRWEEAGLFHVEPDTSKPPFVIAMPPPNVTGRAHMGHGSTYTPMDILTRYHTMRGYNAVWLPGQDHAAIATQNVLERELAKQGMTRFDLGRERFVEYFWRWRVEYGNILYQQFRALGFGPDWQRDRFTLDEGLSRAVVRVFISLYEEGLIYRGTRLVNWCPRCGSTLSDSEVEHEDRPGTLYRVRYAGADGGDGIVIATTRPETIFADVAVAVHPDDDRYKHLIGTTVTRPLSPGPIPVIADPAVEPGFGTGALKITPAHDQTDYEIGERHRLGSPSVIGTDGRLAGPVEPEFAGMDRFEARELAVERLRERGVLVGLDPHETSVGLCYRCDTPIEPLLSLQWFLRMQSLAAAALEASRSGRVRFPQERFGRSYIEWLEKIRDWNISRQLWIGHRLPVWYCSEDHANVGETAPPKCTTCGRLELRQDDDTLDTWFSSALWPFSILGWPDKTKELAAWYPTQVLLTAREILFLWVARMVMMGLHFLGREPFATVFVTPLIMDEQGRKMSKSLGNSLDPMDLVRDFGADATRFGIVSHMHSAQDVRFSVAKCDDARRFCNKLWQAVRFALQRFPELGADQPVLALPAKEALTLADRAVLDGLANVTARVTEALEIFDFSQAAESLYAFVWNTVCDVYIEIAKDKAESRAAVLGHVLRTSLQLLHPLMPFVTEELWQRLSHDREFIGRSAWPDDANAWRDADASAAMMRVLGFVETVLALRAIPKMPYRELSDIHVTEAEPSLAALLQEQHGVLERLARIGRLRFDSPPRSALTRRYGGANVFLPVDNAFVERERVALAKEIEKSETEIAAIERKLASSGFVAKAPPDVVDKERTRLDALRSARTNAAERLAAL